A genomic window from Deltaproteobacteria bacterium includes:
- a CDS encoding quinone oxidoreductase, with amino-acid sequence MKAVRVHELGGPEVLRYEETAKPRPKADEVLVKIEAAGVNFLDIYYRSGFHWGGHHRRPLPYIPGAEAAGTVVELGADVQGIKIGDRVAYGISNGYGSYAEFFAAPSWHLFKLPRSIDSQTAAAVMLQGMTAHYLTHSTYPVKPNDSVLIHAAAGGTGLLLVQIAKMLGAWVIGTVSAEDKARLARDAGADETINYTEKDFAAEVKKLTDGKGVNVVYDSVGKDTYEKSLDSLAPLGALVIFGQASGPVPPFDTAVLNAKGSLSLARPSLTHNVASHADVERRAGDLCKWIDSGKLKINIGKTFALANAAEAHREIESRRSVGKILLIP; translated from the coding sequence ATGAAAGCAGTCCGCGTCCATGAACTCGGCGGCCCTGAAGTGCTGCGCTACGAAGAGACGGCGAAGCCGCGACCCAAGGCTGATGAAGTCCTAGTCAAGATCGAAGCCGCCGGCGTCAACTTTCTCGACATTTATTATCGCTCGGGCTTTCATTGGGGCGGCCATCACCGCCGCCCGCTGCCGTACATTCCCGGCGCCGAAGCGGCCGGCACCGTCGTCGAACTCGGCGCCGATGTGCAGGGCATCAAAATCGGCGACCGCGTCGCTTATGGCATATCGAACGGCTACGGCTCCTACGCCGAATTCTTTGCTGCGCCGAGTTGGCATCTTTTCAAATTGCCAAGGTCGATCGACAGCCAAACCGCCGCCGCGGTCATGCTCCAGGGCATGACCGCGCATTACCTGACGCACAGCACCTATCCGGTGAAACCGAACGACAGCGTGCTAATCCACGCCGCCGCCGGCGGCACCGGCTTGTTGCTCGTGCAAATCGCGAAAATGCTCGGCGCATGGGTGATCGGCACGGTGTCGGCGGAAGACAAAGCGCGGCTCGCGCGCGACGCCGGCGCAGACGAGACGATCAACTACACGGAAAAAGATTTCGCCGCTGAAGTGAAAAAACTGACTGACGGTAAAGGTGTCAACGTGGTCTACGATTCCGTCGGCAAAGACACTTACGAAAAAAGCCTCGACTCCCTGGCGCCGCTCGGCGCGCTGGTCATCTTCGGACAAGCCAGCGGTCCCGTGCCGCCCTTCGACACCGCGGTGCTAAATGCCAAAGGATCTCTGTCACTCGCGCGTCCAAGCCTGACCCACAACGTCGCAAGCCACGCCGATGTCGAGCGGCGCGCCGGCGACTTATGCAAATGGATCGACAGCGGTAAACTAAAAATCAACATCGGCAAAACTTTTGCTCTGGCGAATGCTGCGGAAGCTCATCGCGAAATCGAATCGCGCCGCTCGGTCGGCAAGATCCTGCTCATTCCCTAA